The genomic segment AATTCCTTCAACGCGGCATTCTGTGCAGTTGTCTGAGAAGCACTACCCAGAGCAAACTGGCCCATATCCGTCCAATTTTTGTTATCGCGGCTGATATAGACGTTGACCTTAGTTGCAAATGTGGCATTTGCGCGATTTTTATAATAAAAGCCTTTAAATACATTGACCTCTTTCATATTCATGGTGAGCTCTACAGGAAGTGTCGTTGGGATCGAGCAGCCGGACCAACAAGTGTGCCAGTAGGTATTCGGATCCCCATCGGTCATGGCACTGAACTTACCTGTACTCTCATTAGTAGCCGTGGCCACATTGGCGGTGAACTCAAACAAACCACTAGGCAGGAAATAACGCGGTTGTAACACCCCGTCTCCGCCAGAAAATGTCAAAGGATTGTACTCCCAGATAGCCCGGTCCATTGGCGGATACTTTTCACGCATTTCGCGCTTCGCCGAACTACTTACAGGGATTCCCCAAGCGATAAAAAATCTATTAAAATCCTTTCCGGCAAAATTACATAGCTGACGATAAAAGTAATCCCGTTTTCCCTGGTCTAAAGATGTCGCAAAATTCTCATTCCTAGCCTTACTATAGATGTATGGAAAAAAATCCCAGCCTGGCTCGCCATTTTTTCCTGTTACCTTATCAAAAATCTGCAGAAAAGGCGTCAATCGTGCAAATGGATCATCTGCATCAATCCCCAGTTCGGCCGGAAAATTGGAGAAACTTTTAGCAGATGTTAAGGCAGCAAACTTTAATGCGGCAGGGATGGAAGTCTTAAGCGCCGGATGGAAGTCAATTCGGGAAGTAACACCACGATTACGCGCCGCATTGAAAATAAACAGGTTATTCGTAGTCTCCGTCAAATCTGACCAGCTCCATGCCCATGTCGCCTGATAATTGTGTCCTACCTCATGATAAGAGCCCCAGGACATCCCCTTTCTGATCGTATTTGGATTTGTTAGTTCGTCTAACCAATATTCATCTTCCTGCATTACCCAAGGACTGCCACTATGCGCATATCCGAGTGATGGATGGATGTCCATGACACCTCTTTCCCAAAAGTCCGGATACCGGTTTACTTGCTCCGCAGCATTTGCCGAAAGTCCCATCCAATTATAGTAATCTTTAACATAGGTTTCATCCCACAGACGCAATGCTTCATCGACCTGATCCATTTTTCCCGTCTGAATAAATTTGACAACAAGCGACCGCGGCACGGAAAAAGCAACCCGTTGCCCAATCAGATCCATCCAAGGAACATCTTGTGTCAGGACCTGTTTTTTCCAATCGGCAACTGCTGTCTTTCCCAGAATAAAATCGGTGGATTTGACAGCACCGGTCACATGTATATTAACGGGAGCAGTACTTGCTTTCTGGTTGATAATCCAAATCGTTCCACCGTATAAGTTCTTAATGTAGTTTGTACCGGGAAATAACTCCTTTCTTGTAAACAACATAGGATCTCTACGAGGAGCATCCTTTCCGGTAATATTGTCTGTGTGCACACCAATCTGTACCGTCAATCCGCTGATGCCTTGTGGCACCGTGATTCTAATAACTTCGCCGGCAGGAGCATATAGTCCGGTTGTATAAATTGGCGCCGGCGTTACACTGACTTTATATTGGTATGAGCTCACGTATTTCCTATCCATTAACATCGAAATAGTTGTATCTTTTATGCGAGCAACATTTTCTCCGACCAATCCTGGGTATATACGAGCTTTGTGGTACAAGCTTTTATCTGCTTTTCCCATCGTTGTATCTGTCAATAACGGCGTTTCCGTAGAGTCTCCCGATTGGTAACCGTCCGGAAATTCAGCCCCATATTTACTGCAGGACGATGCAAAAGTGATCAGTCCTACAAATAATCCAAAAACTAAATATCTCTTTCTCATTAGGTCAAAATTTGGTTATTTTCTAATTTGCGTATAGTTAGGTGTCCAGCTTTTCCCATCTAAATTCCAAGCCGATTCGACCGAAACCCCCAGCCATTGATAGATCATAAATGGTATATCTACCGCATTAGGCACTAAGCGATAGAAGGACTCCGCAATAGGTGGCCGAAAAAACGGCACCAGCTCATTAAAGCTCGTCCAGGCTACGGGACCTGTCAATTTGAAATTGCCTGCCCCTTTACCCGTTTTTTCTGTAAGTATAGTTGTGTTGACATCATCATAACCCGGCCAATATCCCTGGAGGTCATTCCAGAAAGGGTAAGTTTCATCGATATGTGTTACTCCCCCATATCGTTTCACTTCCTCAGCTGAAAACGCGCGGTTATAGATCTGAACATTACAGATGGAAATATTGCAATCTGTGTTTCCGTTTCCGGGATTGTAACCCAATGTCAAAGGGCTTGAATTGTCCAAATTGTTTCCATTGGCTCCTACCTGAGAAGACTTACCCGAAACAGTAGCATTGGTTCCATCAGTATACACATATACAGAATCCTGACTGCCACTTCTCTTAATCACTACGGTCAATGCATGCCATTCTCCGTCGTTTATAGGAGGTCCAAACGCCTGTCCAGCTATTGAACTATTAAAGCCCCAGTAATTGCCTTCCAAAAAAAAGTTCCAACCGGCTCCCGTAAAGCCTTCCACGCGTTTCGCAAAAAATATAGGATAATTATATGCTGAATTCGGGATATTGTGTTTTAAAAATAACGTCATAGTCCAGTCGCTGCCTGTTCCCATATTGAACGTACTGGGGTCCGCCAGTTTACCAATGACCTGATTGTTGCTGGCATACGTATAACGGGTAGCATTTGCAACAAATGGGATCTCGGTTGAATTGGGCCTTGGCACAATCTTCTTAGAGAATTTTGGCGAGTAAAACAGCGTATACGTTTCTCTCTTACGATCACCGTATGGTGTAAAATCAGTGACTGGGCCCGTTGAGACACCGCCCCGCGCAGAAGTAACGATCACGATCCAATTTTCAGTGCCAAAAGTAGATCTCTTCTTAATGGATTCCCATAACAATAACACCTGTTTGTCCATTACGCTGATTGCAGCGGCATATTTTGAGTCATCGGGTGTATAAGTTGAAGATTTTCCCGCCTTATCAACCTCCGTTAGATGAATAACATTCAAATCTGATTCGGTATTGGACAACGCTTGTGTTGCCGCATCCACAACCGCCTGATCATTTTCCGCTACCTTTACATCGGCATCCTTGCCGAATACAGTACCATATTTGGCGTCTGATGTAAAAAGGCTAGAGTTCAGACTGGTGGCGTTATTCTTTAGCTTCGTGAAAATAGTTGGATAGTTATTCAGATCAATTTCGTCTAGGTCGGTACCAACGGCCTTGTTTTTCGCGCTGTTCACCCCTGTCAATAACGCTGCTGCAACTGATTGATTAGTGACTTCGAAATCCGTCGTCGGATCAGCCAGGCTTCCGTAAGTAACCAGTCCATTACGTGTCATCTGTTCAATATTCGGGGGCGCAATTTCCAGCATCGCCGGCCCCGAAAGACCATCTACTACGACCAGCAGCACCTTATCCCTGCTCTCAGGATTTTCCTTTGCCTCATTAAAGTTCTGAAGCAGATTAGGAAAGTCTTTGTTGCACGCCACTAATATCACTAAGACACTAAGTGTAAAAGATATATGTTTGAAAATTTTTAAATACTTAATCATAGCCTGTTTTATTTATTGGATTAATTCCTTACCTCCAGACGCAAGAAGTTGCCTACAGTTTTTTGTCCTAACTTAAAAATCGTACCACCCAGTAACAACGCTGGCTCACCGAGCGAAGATTTCGTTTCTATAATCTTGGAAACTGAGCCTGTAAATGGTCCTAATGAATTGTATTTTTGCAACAATTCGCCATTTTTTTCCAAAATCAGGAGGTTTGCTCTCGGTGTTCCAGCATAGCTATTCTGGGTCCCCTCGACAACAACCTGACCGTTATCAAGCACCTGTGCATAATTGAGGATTCCTGTCCCTATATCACGGATAATGAAAGTCTCATCAATAGTACCGTCCATATTTATCAGCGCAACATTATTTATCTTTCCATAAGCACCGGCACCATTGAATAAGCCTACGACAGCCAGTTTTTTTAATGAACTGTTATAGTTCAGGCTATATAATCGGTTAATATTACCCTTTAAAGTAATAGTTTCATCCAGTGAACCGTCGGCTTTGATACACGCAATACCGTTGGCCGCTTTGCCATTATAAGTTGTAAATGCTCCTACGATGACGATACGATCATTATCAATCATTGCCGCATCCATAATCTGACCGTTCGCACCAGGGTTATTCAGCGCAAATGCCGAATCCAATGAACCATCTTCCTTCATGCGGATAACTCCTTTGGCATTCGATATAACATATTTCCGGGTTTCACGTGAAGAATAGTTATAGTCAATCTTAAAATGATTGGTAAAGTTGCCAACAGCAATGACTTTATTGTCGGACGTCGTAAAAGTCCGAAGAATGGTATTATTTACGCCGCCGTTAAAAGCTGATACGGTATCCAATGAGTTTTTGGGATCATTGCTGGGATTGATAACTTCAACAATCATTGAGTCGATAGCACCATTATTATTAACACGGACTATATTATTGACCGCTCGTTTGGCAAAAGTGGATAAAGCACCGGCAAAAATAAACTTACCGTCATTTGTTTTTGCAATAGATCTAATGAACCCCCCACCATAGGTCCCGGATCCGAACTTCATATTTGCATTCGACTTGCCGTTAGCATCAATAAAATGTACACCATTTCGATAAACCTTGTTATTTTCGGAGACGTTTTCTGTAATTGCCTCTTTTTCAAAATTCGAGAAAGAGCCCGCAACAATGAATCCCCCTGCATTTGGCAAAATATCATAGACACTACCATTAAACCCATTCACCATTCCATAGTTCTCATCAACGGAAGTATTCCCTTCAATTTCCAGTCGGGGGCCATAAAATACCTCATCGTCTACAACAATTTTCGCGTCCCCTGAGGTAACCAGCGCTGGCACCTTGATCGTTACCAAGGAATCTCTAGCTGCGACAATCTCTACGGGTGTGTTGTTGACGAAAAAATTGATTTTATCCACCTTACCTTTTAACCCTTTTACATAAAAATCCACCAATTCGCCGGGTTTTGCAGTGCCAGGTTCCGGATAATTAATATAAAATCCAACACCTGCCGACTGTCTTCCTCCAGCATAAGGATCTGTACCGGTTATTATGTCCTTATTACAAGCAGCAAATACAAAAATTGCAGCCATCAAGGCACCTATTTTGGTTATTAAATTTCTTCTCATATATTAATAAGTCTTATTTTGGGAGCACTCCTAACAAATAGGCCTCATCTGCAAATTCACTGTTCTGAAAACCAAAGGAATGTTTTGAAAATTGCAGTACATGTAAAACACCATTGGTCGGCTGGATATCAGAAGTTGCGACCGGAGCAGTGATAAAAGGAACAAAATAATCCTTAATTTCCTCCGGCACACTGATGGAATATGGATAATTTAAATAAAGCTGACGATATCCGGCGTATTTAATGACCTGTGTACCACCCGAACTTTCATTTTTGCTGATAACATCGTTATAGAGTACCCCGATATTCATATCTTCCCCAAAAATATTTTTATACACACCACCTGGAAAGGCTGCTAAATTCAGTGTATCAAGCTGGCGATAATCTTTGGCTACATTTTTTCCTTTAAAAATATATCTTGACAGATATTTTTTCCACACTTCAGGTCTGATCTGCTCAAGCTTGGTGATCGAATCCTGACCGGAGCGAAACAACATTTGGTTCAGCACCCAGACAGATTTCAAAATACAAGGGTCCGGAGGAGCAAAGAAAGTGACTTCATCATTTTTTAGCACATCATCCAGCTTGGCCGCCTTCAGCGCTACCATCAACGTATCGAACATATCAGGTCTTGATTCCAAGTAGTTCCAAATTGTACCTTTAAACTTTGGGTCATTGACACCAGTATCGATATAATCTTCTTTTTTGCACGCTGAAAATAAACAGGCTAGCATCAATGACAAAAGAGTATATTTCCAAATTTTTTCCATAATCTATTCCTTTAGTTCCAATAATTATTTAATTGCATATATGGATTGTTTGTTAATGCCGACTTATCAATTGGCCAAGTCCAACCTCCCGCGTTGAATGCAGCAACAGACATAGGGGCATAGGTATATTCAGAATTAATGACCTTTTTGGTGCGCACCAGATCATAAAAGAAATTTGCCTCTCCCAATAATTCTCTTACACGTTCCCACCAAATTGCGTCCTTCAGTTCTTCGCCGCTATGCCGTATAGGAGCCGCTTTGGCGCGGTTGCGAATTACATTGACCACAGTCCGAGCCTCTTCATCTTTTCCCAGTTCGGCCAAGGCTTCCGCCCTCAATAAGATCGGGTCAGCATAACGGAAAACCATCTGATTATCGTCGGGGTTGTTGTCTTCACCCTCTTCCATAAATACATTCGAAAATTTAAGACACTGAAAATCACCGTTCGTTGCGTAAATATCTTTGTCAAACCAGTACACTTTCCGCTGATCATCTTCGGCCGGCGGATACATTTTTTCCATAAACTTAGGATCGTAATAGATGTATGATTTTGTCGTCACTTTGTTAGGAGCATGTAGCACATAATCCGAATAAGAGGCCGATAAATGAAAGCTCTCTCCATAATTGAAATTTTGAACAATTTCAAACAGCCCTTCTTTTGTGCGACCTTTAAAAATTTCTTTGGTCCTGCTCAGATCCAATAAGGCGTAGGCCCCGCCGTTTTCTTCCATCAGTTCTCTTCCCATATCCGCAACTTTCTGATATAGCACAGTTTTATCATCGGTACCTAACCCCGCTATCCACATGT from the Sphingobacterium thalpophilum genome contains:
- a CDS encoding M60 family metallopeptidase; the encoded protein is MRKRYLVFGLFVGLITFASSCSKYGAEFPDGYQSGDSTETPLLTDTTMGKADKSLYHKARIYPGLVGENVARIKDTTISMLMDRKYVSSYQYKVSVTPAPIYTTGLYAPAGEVIRITVPQGISGLTVQIGVHTDNITGKDAPRRDPMLFTRKELFPGTNYIKNLYGGTIWIINQKASTAPVNIHVTGAVKSTDFILGKTAVADWKKQVLTQDVPWMDLIGQRVAFSVPRSLVVKFIQTGKMDQVDEALRLWDETYVKDYYNWMGLSANAAEQVNRYPDFWERGVMDIHPSLGYAHSGSPWVMQEDEYWLDELTNPNTIRKGMSWGSYHEVGHNYQATWAWSWSDLTETTNNLFIFNAARNRGVTSRIDFHPALKTSIPAALKFAALTSAKSFSNFPAELGIDADDPFARLTPFLQIFDKVTGKNGEPGWDFFPYIYSKARNENFATSLDQGKRDYFYRQLCNFAGKDFNRFFIAWGIPVSSSAKREMREKYPPMDRAIWEYNPLTFSGGDGVLQPRYFLPSGLFEFTANVATATNESTGKFSAMTDGDPNTYWHTCWSGCSIPTTLPVELTMNMKEVNVFKGFYYKNRANATFATKVNVYISRDNKNWTDMGQFALGSASQTTAQNAALKEFAFPNLVEAQYVKFVFPDPNTGGANHVAIAEIGVFYDI
- a CDS encoding LamG-like jellyroll fold domain-containing protein, with amino-acid sequence MIKYLKIFKHISFTLSVLVILVACNKDFPNLLQNFNEAKENPESRDKVLLVVVDGLSGPAMLEIAPPNIEQMTRNGLVTYGSLADPTTDFEVTNQSVAAALLTGVNSAKNKAVGTDLDEIDLNNYPTIFTKLKNNATSLNSSLFTSDAKYGTVFGKDADVKVAENDQAVVDAATQALSNTESDLNVIHLTEVDKAGKSSTYTPDDSKYAAAISVMDKQVLLLWESIKKRSTFGTENWIVIVTSARGGVSTGPVTDFTPYGDRKRETYTLFYSPKFSKKIVPRPNSTEIPFVANATRYTYASNNQVIGKLADPSTFNMGTGSDWTMTLFLKHNIPNSAYNYPIFFAKRVEGFTGAGWNFFLEGNYWGFNSSIAGQAFGPPINDGEWHALTVVIKRSGSQDSVYVYTDGTNATVSGKSSQVGANGNNLDNSSPLTLGYNPGNGNTDCNISICNVQIYNRAFSAEEVKRYGGVTHIDETYPFWNDLQGYWPGYDDVNTTILTEKTGKGAGNFKLTGPVAWTSFNELVPFFRPPIAESFYRLVPNAVDIPFMIYQWLGVSVESAWNLDGKSWTPNYTQIRK
- a CDS encoding DUF5008 domain-containing protein, yielding MRRNLITKIGALMAAIFVFAACNKDIITGTDPYAGGRQSAGVGFYINYPEPGTAKPGELVDFYVKGLKGKVDKINFFVNNTPVEIVAARDSLVTIKVPALVTSGDAKIVVDDEVFYGPRLEIEGNTSVDENYGMVNGFNGSVYDILPNAGGFIVAGSFSNFEKEAITENVSENNKVYRNGVHFIDANGKSNANMKFGSGTYGGGFIRSIAKTNDGKFIFAGALSTFAKRAVNNIVRVNNNGAIDSMIVEVINPSNDPKNSLDTVSAFNGGVNNTILRTFTTSDNKVIAVGNFTNHFKIDYNYSSRETRKYVISNAKGVIRMKEDGSLDSAFALNNPGANGQIMDAAMIDNDRIVIVGAFTTYNGKAANGIACIKADGSLDETITLKGNINRLYSLNYNSSLKKLAVVGLFNGAGAYGKINNVALINMDGTIDETFIIRDIGTGILNYAQVLDNGQVVVEGTQNSYAGTPRANLLILEKNGELLQKYNSLGPFTGSVSKIIETKSSLGEPALLLGGTIFKLGQKTVGNFLRLEVRN
- a CDS encoding fasciclin domain-containing protein; protein product: MEKIWKYTLLSLMLACLFSACKKEDYIDTGVNDPKFKGTIWNYLESRPDMFDTLMVALKAAKLDDVLKNDEVTFFAPPDPCILKSVWVLNQMLFRSGQDSITKLEQIRPEVWKKYLSRYIFKGKNVAKDYRQLDTLNLAAFPGGVYKNIFGEDMNIGVLYNDVISKNESSGGTQVIKYAGYRQLYLNYPYSISVPEEIKDYFVPFITAPVATSDIQPTNGVLHVLQFSKHSFGFQNSEFADEAYLLGVLPK
- a CDS encoding RagB/SusD family nutrient uptake outer membrane protein, with the protein product MKKTFLYLIILGASLGLSSCGKGFLDITQIDKLTGNNYWTRQADVEQYMGGIYSTFREATMTNIFFPASGDLRCAPTNRTSATGGSGRDYITYLKNNDLNTLMAREPDFSYFGFPKITQWNNFYKMVQNANIVIYQLETREMPFLSENMKKAYKAEAVFLRSLAYFFMVRLYGDVPYYTDINTSPLPRTNMFTVLKNLSADLDATYKDLPWTYDDPSIVAVKAMRGAALALNMHINMWIAGLGTDDKTVLYQKVADMGRELMEENGGAYALLDLSRTKEIFKGRTKEGLFEIVQNFNYGESFHLSASYSDYVLHAPNKVTTKSYIYYDPKFMEKMYPPAEDDQRKVYWFDKDIYATNGDFQCLKFSNVFMEEGEDNNPDDNQMVFRYADPILLRAEALAELGKDEEARTVVNVIRNRAKAAPIRHSGEELKDAIWWERVRELLGEANFFYDLVRTKKVINSEYTYAPMSVAAFNAGGWTWPIDKSALTNNPYMQLNNYWN